Proteins encoded together in one Impatiens glandulifera chromosome 1, dImpGla2.1, whole genome shotgun sequence window:
- the LOC124919977 gene encoding uncharacterized protein LOC124919977 gives MYTSNQNSSSSSPSDHNNNKSNLPPISPRISFSNDFAESHRYHRHHKPPNPSSSAAAAAASSDFEFCVPTGNNSTMIGADELFFKGRLLPLKQGTTTLREELMVEEGNQSVIGRRLMSHMRPPLKGWKELLGLRKGGHNSNGSKKSSSAKNNDQELSG, from the coding sequence ATGTACACTTCTAATCAAaactcttcatcatcatcaccatCCGACCATAACAATAACAAATCCAACCTTCCTCCCATCAGTCCAAGAATCTCCTTCTCAAATGACTTCGCCGAATCCCATCGCTACCATCGTCATCACAAACCCCCAAACCCATCTTCTTCAGCTGCAGCCGCCGCAGCATCTTCGGATTTCGAGTTCTGTGTCCCGACCGGAAACAATTCAACCATGATTGGAGCTGATGAGTTGTTCTTCAAAGGAAGACTTTTGCCTTTGAAACAAGGCACGACCACTCTCAGGGAGGAGCTAATGGTGGAGGAAGGTAATCAAAGTGTTATTGGTCGTCGTCTGATGTCTCATATGAGGCCTCCATTGAAGGGGTGGAAGGAATTGTTGGGTCTTAGAAAGGGAGGACATAATAGTAATGGATCGAAGAAATCTTCTTCTGCCAAGAACAATGATCAGGAATTAAGTGGGTAG
- the LOC124920136 gene encoding CLK4-associating serine/arginine rich protein isoform X1 produces the protein MWHEARRSERKVHDMMDAARKRAQRRAVYLAKRRGDPQQSIQAIGTRCRLYRDEGLYQATQDQQGLIPWNGKQDILIDRFDGRALLDFIRNPVSRRAPEKTEEEKELEEFVNFERYRDLIKHRRRGFLDEDGLQHVNQEMETKAVASIGFDRSQPTQAPASKGSYSQVAFSYDGNGKEETHYADGDEEDEDDDDEDEEDFNSDDSNDDETEKIAKEFGVKRHGWLVYMDKKAKEEERRQKEIVKGDPSIRKLSRKERRKASQIGREREKESARISGNVLHHDPYRESRRSPTYESYYRSRSRSRSKSHSPSHSRRYSRVGHEDDIYKSKSKAPKIEYITEFGGSADGNEPQLEGYSPPPSPPSQFVGLSRPSSDYILDALHVDPASGVSNEKERSGKLLKPSVSTPSALAKLSKPTGSAVLSKQQGEKKETPQERLKRIMSRQLNKQIKKDTAADMAKKREQERQRLDKLAETSRLSRYRHRSRSRSYSRSPVRYGRSRSPPPSRSRISRGRSRSRSRSRSRSHSKSPSHSPRGRSRSRH, from the exons atgTGGCATGAAGCTCGTAGATCGGAGAGGAAGGTCCATGACATGATGGACGCCGCTCGGAAGAGAGCTCAGAGGCGAGCGGTTTATCTGGCAAAGAGAAGAGGCGATCCTCAGCAATCGATTCAAGCCATCGGTACTAGATGTCGGTTGTATCGCGACGAAGGACTCTACCAGGCCACGCAGGATCAGCAAGGCCT GATACCTTGGAATGGGAAACAAGATATTCTAATTGACAG ATTTGATGGCCGTGCTCTTCTTGATTTTATTCGCAATCCTGTTTCTCGACGGGCCCCTGAGAAgacagaagaagaaaaagaactGGAAGAGTTTGTTAATTTTGAGCGATATCGGGATTTAATTAAGCATCGGCGTAGAGGAT TTCTGGATGAAGATGGTTTGCAACATGTCAATCAAGAAATGGAAACAAAGGCTGTTGCTTCTATTGGATTTGACAG ATCTCAGCCAACTCAGGCTCCTGCAAGCAAGGGGTCATATTCACAGGTTGCTTTCTCTTACGATGGTAATGGGAAAGAAGAGACTCATTATGCAGATGGTGATGAGGAGGACGAAGATGACGATGACGAAGATGAGGAAGATTTCAACAGTGATGATAGCAATGACGATGAGACAGAGAAAATTGCAAAAGAGTTTGGGGTTAAGAGGCATGGTTGGCTTGTTTATATGGACAAAAAGGCTAAGGAGGAGGAAAGAAGACAAAAAGAAATAGTGAAAGGAGATCCCTCAATT AGGAAACTTAGTCGAAAGGAAAGGCGAAAGGCTTCACAGATTGGAAGAGAACGAGAAAAAGAATCTGCTAGGATAAGTGGAAATGTGCTTCATCATGATCCCTACAG GGAGTCTAGACGAAGCCCCACTTATGAGTCTTATTATCGTTCTAGAAG cAGGTCAAGATCAAAGTCCCACTCCCCATCACACTCAAGGCGATATTCCCGTGTTGGACATGAAGATGATATTTACAAAAGCAAATCAAAAGCTCCTAAAATAGAGTATATAACTGAATTTGGAGGCTCTGCTGACGGAAACGAGCCACAGCTTGAAGGATATTCTCCACCACCATCTCCTCCATCCCAGTTTGTTGGGTTGAGCCG GCCATCGTCTGATTACATACTTGATGCCCTTCATGTTGATCCTGCTTCTGGTGTATCCAATGAAAAGGAAAGAAGTGGAAAATTGTTGAAGCCATCGGTGAG TACTCCCTCGGCATTAGCAAAGTTAAGCAAGCCAACCGGTAGCGCAGTCCTCTCTAAACAACAAGGAGAAAAGAAGGAAACACCTCAAGAACGGCTTAAACGAATTATGAGCAGACAACTTAACAAACAAA TTAAGAAAGACACTGCTGCTGATATGGCAAAGAAGAGAGAACAGGAGCGACAGAGGCTTGATAAGCTTGCTGAGACAAGCCGGTTAAGTAGATACAGGCACCGCAGCCGGAGCAGAAGCTACAGTCGATCACCTGTGAG ATATGGAAGAAGCAGGAGTCCTCCTCCAAGTAGAAGTCGTATATCTCGTGGACGATCACGTTCTAGGTCTAGATCCAGATCTCGTTCTCATTCAAAGTCACC
- the LOC124920136 gene encoding CLK4-associating serine/arginine rich protein isoform X2 has product MWHEARRSERKVHDMMDAARKRAQRRAVYLAKRRGDPQQSIQAIGTRCRLYRDEGLYQATQDQQGLIPWNGKQDILIDRFDGRALLDFIRNPVSRRAPEKTEEEKELEEFVNFERYRDLIKHRRRGFLDEDGLQHVNQEMETKAVASIGFDRSQPTQAPASKGSYSQVAFSYDGNGKEETHYADGDEEDEDDDDEDEEDFNSDDSNDDETEKIAKEFGVKRHGWLVYMDKKAKEEERRQKEIVKGDPSIRKLSRKERRKASQIGREREKESARISGNVLHHDPYRESRRSPTYESYYRSRRSRSKSHSPSHSRRYSRVGHEDDIYKSKSKAPKIEYITEFGGSADGNEPQLEGYSPPPSPPSQFVGLSRPSSDYILDALHVDPASGVSNEKERSGKLLKPSVSTPSALAKLSKPTGSAVLSKQQGEKKETPQERLKRIMSRQLNKQIKKDTAADMAKKREQERQRLDKLAETSRLSRYRHRSRSRSYSRSPVRYGRSRSPPPSRSRISRGRSRSRSRSRSRSHSKSPSHSPRGRSRSRH; this is encoded by the exons atgTGGCATGAAGCTCGTAGATCGGAGAGGAAGGTCCATGACATGATGGACGCCGCTCGGAAGAGAGCTCAGAGGCGAGCGGTTTATCTGGCAAAGAGAAGAGGCGATCCTCAGCAATCGATTCAAGCCATCGGTACTAGATGTCGGTTGTATCGCGACGAAGGACTCTACCAGGCCACGCAGGATCAGCAAGGCCT GATACCTTGGAATGGGAAACAAGATATTCTAATTGACAG ATTTGATGGCCGTGCTCTTCTTGATTTTATTCGCAATCCTGTTTCTCGACGGGCCCCTGAGAAgacagaagaagaaaaagaactGGAAGAGTTTGTTAATTTTGAGCGATATCGGGATTTAATTAAGCATCGGCGTAGAGGAT TTCTGGATGAAGATGGTTTGCAACATGTCAATCAAGAAATGGAAACAAAGGCTGTTGCTTCTATTGGATTTGACAG ATCTCAGCCAACTCAGGCTCCTGCAAGCAAGGGGTCATATTCACAGGTTGCTTTCTCTTACGATGGTAATGGGAAAGAAGAGACTCATTATGCAGATGGTGATGAGGAGGACGAAGATGACGATGACGAAGATGAGGAAGATTTCAACAGTGATGATAGCAATGACGATGAGACAGAGAAAATTGCAAAAGAGTTTGGGGTTAAGAGGCATGGTTGGCTTGTTTATATGGACAAAAAGGCTAAGGAGGAGGAAAGAAGACAAAAAGAAATAGTGAAAGGAGATCCCTCAATT AGGAAACTTAGTCGAAAGGAAAGGCGAAAGGCTTCACAGATTGGAAGAGAACGAGAAAAAGAATCTGCTAGGATAAGTGGAAATGTGCTTCATCATGATCCCTACAG GGAGTCTAGACGAAGCCCCACTTATGAGTCTTATTATCGTTCTAGAAG GTCAAGATCAAAGTCCCACTCCCCATCACACTCAAGGCGATATTCCCGTGTTGGACATGAAGATGATATTTACAAAAGCAAATCAAAAGCTCCTAAAATAGAGTATATAACTGAATTTGGAGGCTCTGCTGACGGAAACGAGCCACAGCTTGAAGGATATTCTCCACCACCATCTCCTCCATCCCAGTTTGTTGGGTTGAGCCG GCCATCGTCTGATTACATACTTGATGCCCTTCATGTTGATCCTGCTTCTGGTGTATCCAATGAAAAGGAAAGAAGTGGAAAATTGTTGAAGCCATCGGTGAG TACTCCCTCGGCATTAGCAAAGTTAAGCAAGCCAACCGGTAGCGCAGTCCTCTCTAAACAACAAGGAGAAAAGAAGGAAACACCTCAAGAACGGCTTAAACGAATTATGAGCAGACAACTTAACAAACAAA TTAAGAAAGACACTGCTGCTGATATGGCAAAGAAGAGAGAACAGGAGCGACAGAGGCTTGATAAGCTTGCTGAGACAAGCCGGTTAAGTAGATACAGGCACCGCAGCCGGAGCAGAAGCTACAGTCGATCACCTGTGAG ATATGGAAGAAGCAGGAGTCCTCCTCCAAGTAGAAGTCGTATATCTCGTGGACGATCACGTTCTAGGTCTAGATCCAGATCTCGTTCTCATTCAAAGTCACC